The following proteins are co-located in the Salvia splendens isolate huo1 unplaced genomic scaffold, SspV2 ctg455, whole genome shotgun sequence genome:
- the LOC121790260 gene encoding uncharacterized protein LOC121790260: MAFLFSSAILFLLLLSSAANSPTRTREFDDMLQSIRSYGYTLFTNGIATSDLKYELLSAVSNFTLFAPRDELLYALDMAADASFYVSTLRYHVISSRHTFAGLKNLSAPFLDTLLPDYAVLIGKFRDVDADSDRASVGLIVNGVRIAYPDLFLGSRIAVHGIEGILLTGLNMSRDLEYGSGHFPPIGSPAPAFHPIPTPPSNESDIRADMPNSPTPGPARGIRKAKAPAPPASTFIGIIPAKGIQKADAPAPAGAGNIPVPETDRNGVPAAASREWAATPTISQEQMEKMKRLGKKTPGKRLRKGRRRPGGVRSSVICKLHGLYWNNPDILGSMCDFLDLQIFSVSLPFKMLLSVNFLGY; encoded by the coding sequence CCAGAACCCGCGAATTCGACGACATGCTTCAATCAATCCGCAGCTACGGCTACACCCTCTTCACCAACGGCATCGCCACATCCGATCTCAAATACGAGCTCCTCTCCGCCGTCTCCAACTTCACCCTCTTCGCCCCCCGAGACGAGCTCCTCTACGCCCTCGACATGGCCGCCGACGCCTCCTTCTACGTCAGCACCCTCCGCTACCACGTCATCTCCAGCCGCCACACATTCGCCGGCCTCAAGAACCTCTCCGCCCCCTTCCTCGACACCCTCCTCCCCGACTACGCCGTTTTGATCGGAAAATTCCGCGACGTCGACGCCGACAGCGACCGCGCCTCCGTCGGCCTCATCGTCAAcggcgtccggatcgcctaccCGGACCTCTTCCTCGGCTCCAGAATCGCGGTCCACGGAATCGAAGGAATCCTCCTCACCGGACTCAACATGAGCCGCGATCTCGAATACGGCTCCGGGCATTTCCCGCCGATCGGATCTCCGGCGCCGGCGTTCCACCCAATTCCTACCCCGCCGTCGAATGAATCGGATATTCGGGCAGATATGCCCAATTCTCCGACTCCGGGACCGGCGAGGGGGATTCGGAAGGCGAAGGCTCCGGCTCCGCCGGCGTCTACTTTTATTGGGATTATTCCGGCGAAGGGGATTCAGAAAGCTGATGCGCCGGCTCCGGCGGGGGCTGGGAATATTCCGGTGCCGGAGACTGACCGGAATGGTGTGCCGGCAGCGGCGTCGCGGGAATGGGCTGCGACGCCAACGATCTCGCaggagcagatggagaagatgaagaGGCTGGGCAAGAAGACGCCGGGGAAAAGGCTGCGGAAGGGGCGGCGCCGCCCCGGAGGCGTAAGGAGCTCCGTGATCTGTAAACTGCATGGGCTGTATTGGAATAATCCAGATATCTTGGGGTCAATGTGTGATTTCTTGGATTTACAAATATTTAGTGTTTCTCTTCCTTTCAAAATGCTGCTGAGTGTGAATTTTTTAGGATATTGA
- the LOC121790255 gene encoding WD repeat domain-containing protein 83-like, translated as MGSENLPRKEANVLRGHEGAVLAARFNSNGEYVLSCGKDRTIRLWNPHRGLHIKTYKSHGREVRDVHVTGDNSKLTSCGGDRQVFYWDVATGRVIRKFRGHDSEVNAVKFNEYASVVVSAGYDRSLRAWDCRSQSTEPIQIIDSFADSVMSVCLTKTEIIAGSVDGTVRTFDIRIGREISDDLGHPVNCISLSNDGNCVLANCLDSTLRLLDRSTGESLQEYKGHTCKSFKMDSCLTNSDAHVAGGSEDGYIYFWDLVDAQVVSSFRAHSSVVTSVSYHPKDDCMISASVDGSIRVWKA; from the exons ATGGGATCGGAGAATCTACCGAGGAAGGAGGCGAACGTGCTCCGGGGGCACGAAGGGGCCGTGCTGGCGGCGCGATTCAACTCTAACGGCGAGTATGTCCTTAGCTGTGGCAAAGACCGCACCATACGCCTTTGGAATCCCCACCGTGGATTGCACATCAAGACCTACAAATCGCACGGCCGTGAAGTCCGCGATGTCCATGTCACAGG GGATAATTCGAAGCTCACCTCGTGCGGAGGCGATCGGCAAGTGTTCTACTGGGATGTGGCGACTGGTCGTGTTATTCGGAAATTTCGCGGGCATGATAGTGAG GTGAATGCTGTGAAGTTCAATGAATATGCATCAGTGGTTGTCTCAGCTGGTTATGACCGTTCATTGCGTGCTTGGGATTGTCGATCTCAGAGTACTGAGCCTATTCAG ATTATTGATAGCTTTGCAGACAGCGTCATGTCTGTTTGTTTAACAAAAACTGAGATAATTGCTGGAAGTGTTGATGGGACTGTTAGAACATTTGATATTCGAATTGGTAG AGAAATATCCGATGATCTTGGGCACCCCGTGAACTGTATTTCCCTCTCAAATGATGGAAACTGTGTATTAGCCAATTGTCTTGATTCGACTTTAAGGCTTTTGGACAG ATCAACTGGTGAATCGTTGCAAGAATATAAAGGCCATACTTGCAAG TCATTCAAGATGGACAGCTGCCTAACAAACTCAGACGCTCATGTAGCTGGTGGCTCAGAAGATGGTTATATTTACTTTTGGGATCTTGTAGATGCACAAGTGGTGTCCAGTTTCCGAGCTCATTCATCAGTG GTAACTAGCGTGAGTTATCACCCAAAAGACGATTGCATGATTAGTGCCTCTGTTGATGGCTCGATTCGAGTTTGGAAAGCCTGA